A single Ptiloglossa arizonensis isolate GNS036 chromosome 2, iyPtiAriz1_principal, whole genome shotgun sequence DNA region contains:
- the LOC143143593 gene encoding zinc finger protein 346 isoform X2 yields MVFLLCAPAFSTMAVSSEDVMSRSLNDPVTKAVVDNIMGNLPTKKPFVRCNDCDLSFTSQTVLDTHLQGARHAKQIRSKNIMASLEETKVAFTKDEETNGLKCNVCNVCLNSIQQLQTHLNGSRHKKKAMRA; encoded by the exons ATGGTCTTTCTCCTGTGTGCACCCGCTT TTTCGACAATGGCTGTATCTTCAGAAGATGTGATGAGTCGAAGTCTCAATGATCCTGTGACTAAAGCAGTAGTGGATAATATAATGGGTAATTTACCTACAAAGAAACCCTTTGTGCGCTGCAATGATTGTGATCTTTCATTTACAAGTCAAACAGTATTAGACACACATTTACAAGGTGCTCGCCATGCTAAACag ATTAGATCCAAAAACATAATGGCATCGCTTGAAGAAACAAAAGTAGCATTTACAAAAGATGAGGAAACAAATGGTCTGAAATGTAATGTGTGTAATGTGTGTTTAAATTCTATACAACAACTTCAAACACATTTGAAtg GAAGCCGGCATAAAAAGAAAGCAATGAGAG CATGA
- the LOC143143593 gene encoding zinc finger protein 346 isoform X1: protein MVFLLCAPAFSTMAVSSEDVMSRSLNDPVTKAVVDNIMGNLPTKKPFVRCNDCDLSFTSQTVLDTHLQGARHAKQIRSKNIMASLEETKVAFTKDEETNGLKCNVCNVCLNSIQQLQTHLNGSRHKKKAMRGNKPYMVRKSLPYGFRCSRTVCMDKIIEKNIVVLIYCLILFIFACLMLLLTFAFHLFL from the exons ATGGTCTTTCTCCTGTGTGCACCCGCTT TTTCGACAATGGCTGTATCTTCAGAAGATGTGATGAGTCGAAGTCTCAATGATCCTGTGACTAAAGCAGTAGTGGATAATATAATGGGTAATTTACCTACAAAGAAACCCTTTGTGCGCTGCAATGATTGTGATCTTTCATTTACAAGTCAAACAGTATTAGACACACATTTACAAGGTGCTCGCCATGCTAAACag ATTAGATCCAAAAACATAATGGCATCGCTTGAAGAAACAAAAGTAGCATTTACAAAAGATGAGGAAACAAATGGTCTGAAATGTAATGTGTGTAATGTGTGTTTAAATTCTATACAACAACTTCAAACACATTTGAAtg GAAGCCGGCATAAAAAGAAAGCAATGAGAGGTAATAAACCCTATATGGTACGGAAATCACTGCCATATGGGTTTAGATGTAGTCGCACTGTGTGCatggataaaataatagaaaaaaatattgttgTGCTAATCTACTGTCTAATCTTATTTATATTTGCATGTCTAATGCTATTGCTTACTTTTGCTTTCCacctatttttataa
- the LOC143154822 gene encoding dynein regulatory complex protein 1, whose protein sequence is MTSYTDMQEELGPSILSSDPIERKQARKLRIQHRLDALTKLSVRKNEELIEITPIEKQVLDSTYALEKLCAEGEEVVTSVKVANDAREVQRRKEIQETRDRLLAVLEEEDKKCMEKYLEISQKWPEILALNDPIDIHDELEIQNAKCLKILEEKDDLIAELKRELEHADLMYAEEVNKQNEDIDLLVERMENQVRTMTKAYRHELTMVENVIESERKVLLATSQEKWDSLLKKYQDDTVEAREKKKEIMLSYEEELKKAMMEHQEQFRQLKISFELEIQRLQQEVQNMKALCLMNVEKLDYNYAVLKRREEENIIVKNQQKRRINKLQDVMHGLKKTYTDLEESTRSEIEKLTNEILKSQKTVLDLEEKSNHFSTVNDRKYMQIWDMNIESANELVDKILTADRIIHEQLLGIEWQPPTEQLLKKEDLKSYRSAMCALKQEKEEARKRKTISKLYKPPTTLEEMNLERRLLNHIANLISDHCDYLIEDTLKELLSDYTEDDKLLIRLDKVFEALKIESEQDLQFLLNFFLPYAYCPTCTIKPVSVPSVSTQSDKNTSSGTTLPSVCGSDELDPEVTKLTEALRAALCCTKFHEAEDTETTNNTPEPSSTETPLEDVQVTSVCVAEGIVEVTNEDNEQKRLLVCDKGHMLAIATEFVTNALKEFVERCEIVKKEESTIPTAKKVMKVKVTVSRNITEEDITEFWQRYRNIFPEQKETLWDNLLVGLKKYYEVLKERHTLNAETESLQKQNAELRRLLRSYSEELTSLNCQLLCHPTHLSINVRSTLSMYHNR, encoded by the exons ATGACTTCATATACggatatgcaagaggaattagGACCATCTATTTTATCGTCTGATCCAATCGAGCGAAAGCAAGCTCGTAAACTTCGTATTCAACATCGTTTAGATGCATTAACTaa GTTGTCGGTACGCAAAAATGAGGAACTTATAGAAATAACACCTATCGAGAAACAAGTACTTGATAGTACATACGCTTTGGAAAAATTGTGCGCAGAAGGAGAGGaagtg GTCACCAGCGTCAAAGTAGCGAACGATGCGAGGGAAGTGCAGAGACGCAAGGAAATTCAAGAGACAAGGGACAGATTATTGGCGGTACTCGAGGAGGAAGACAAAAAGTGTATGGAGAAGTACCTTGAGATTAGCCAGAAGTGGCCAGAAATTCTTGCCTTGAACGACCCGATAGATATTCATGACGAATTGGAGATTCAAAATGCCAAGTGCCTGAAAATCCTAGAAGAAAAAGATGACCTGATCGCGGAACTAAAGCGCGAGCTGGAACACGCCGATTTAATGTATGCCGAGGAAGTGAACAAACAGAACGAGGATATCGATTTGCTTGTCGAAAGAATGGAGAACCAA GTGCGCACAATGACGAAAGCTTACCGCCACGAGTTGACGATGGTCGAAAATGTCATCGAATCGGAGCGCAAAGTACTTCTGGCAACATCTCAGGAAAAATGGGACTCGCTGCTTAAGAAGTATCAAGATGACACCGTTGAAGcacgagagaagaagaaggaaataaTGCTCTCGTACGaggaagaattgaagaaagcGATGATGGAACATCAGGAACAATTTCGACAGCTGAAGATTAGTTTTGAGTTGGAGATACAGAGACTCCAGCAGGAGGTGCAGAATATGAAAGCTTTGTGCTTGATGAACGTCGAGAAATTGGATTACAATTACGCGGTATTGAAACGCCGTGAAGAAGAGAACATTATTGTGAAGAATCAGCAGAAAAGAAGGATAAACAA GCTTCAGGATGTTATGCACGGTTTAAAAAAGACGTACACGGATTTGGAGGAATCGACGCGATCGGAAATTGAAAAGCTgacgaatgaaatattaaagtCGCAGAAAACTGTTCTGGATCTCGAGGAAAAATCTAATCATTTTTCAACGGTCAATGATAGAAAGTATATGCAGATTTGGGACATGAATATTGAATCTGCGAACGAATTGGTCGACAAG ATTTTAACGGCGGACAGAATTATACACGAACAGTTGTTAGGTATAGAATGGCAACCACCGACAGAACAGTTATTGAAAAAGGAAGATTTAAAATCGTATCGCAGCGCGATGTGCGCTCTAAAACAGG AAAAAGAGGAAGCGAGGAAGAGGAAAACGATTTCGAAGCTGTACAAGCCACCAACAACATTGGAAGAAATGAATTTAGAACGACGTCTGTTGAATCACATTGCTAATCTAATTTCCGATCATTGCGATTACCTTATTGAGGACACTTTGAAAGAACTACTTTCTGATTACACAGAGGATGACAAGTTATTAATTCGATTGGACAAAGTATTTGAG GCATTGAAAATTGAATCTGAACAAGACCTTCAATTCTTGCTAAACTTCTTTTTACCATACGCATATTGTCCCACTTGCACGATTAAACCCGTGAGCGTGCCGAGTGTTTCTACACAATCTGATAAAAATACTTCATCTGG GACCACTTTACCCTCCGTTTGTGGGAGCGACGAACTCGATCCAGAAGTGACTAAGTTAACTGAAGCTCTTCGTGCAGCACTTTGTTGCACAAAATTCCATGAAGCAGAGGACACAGAGACCACGAATAATACACCGGAACCTTCTTCGACTGAAACACCATTGGAGGATGTGCAAGTTACGTCAGTTTGTGTTGCTGAAGGCATTGTTGAAGTCACCAATG AGGATAATGAACAAAAACGGCTATTGGTATGCGACAAAGGCCATATGTTGGCAATTGCAACCGAATTTGTGACTAATGCCTTAAAAGAATTTGTAGAGAGATGTGAAATTGTTAAGAAGGAAGAAAGTACTATACCTACTGCTAAAAAAGTAATGAAAGTAAAAGTCACAGTGTCACGAAACATAACAGAAGAAGATATAACTGAATTTTGGCAAcgatatcgaaatatttttccagaaCAAAAAGAAACACTTTGGGATAATCTGCTGGTTGGTCTTAAAAAGTACTACGAGGTACTAAAGGAAAGGCATACATTAAATGCTGAAACTGAGTCTTTGCAAAAACAAAATGCAGAACTGAGACGTTTGCTAAGAAGTTATTCAGAAGAG TTGACGTCATTGAACTGCCAACTTCTTTGCCACCCCACCCACCTAAGCATCAATGTGCGATCAACACTATCTATGTATCACAACCGCTGA
- the LOC143143591 gene encoding uncharacterized protein LOC143143591 isoform X2 has protein sequence MTSMFEQQIKSEPMGFYSVASSRSDGSNSMVNLSDDREDLSQQEGHLQPQQQTTLQLNQQQGQQQTQQSQQQAQQGQQQQSQSVQQETPSRQSTGQQTVKEGSRSRPQPCKVCGKVLSSASSYYVHMKLHSGNKPYHCTVCEASFCRKPYLEVHMRTHTGERPFQCELCLKRFTQKSSLNTHKRVHTGERPYACDICQKRFAVKSYVTAHRWSHVAEKPLVCDRCSLTFTSKSQFAIHIRTHTASTTYECNICGRTFVRDSYLIRHQNRVHRDMNQSNTNHNPPTPQSTGGGTPGTGFESPVCDLRYSEGPSSLDGLAGSKGGIAAEIASLAKQNNLQLPLPLLHPQTTN, from the coding sequence ATGACGTCCATGTTTGAACAACAAATCAAAAGCGAGCCAATGGGCTTCTATTCAGTTGCTTCGAGCCGTTCGGATGGTTCAAACTCCATGGTCAATCTGTCTGACGACCGTGAGGATCTTTCTCAGCAGGAGGGTCATCTACAACCTCAGCAACAAACAACGCTACAATTAAACCAGCAACAGGGTCAACAACAAACTCAACAGAGTCAACAACAAGCACAGCAGGGACAACAGCAGCAGAGTCAAAGTGTGCAACAGGAGACTCCAAGCCGTCAATCGACAGGACAGCAAACTGTTAAAGAGGGTTCAAGGTCGAGACCGCAACCCTGTAAAGTATGCGGCAAGGTGCTATCTTCTGCTTCATCGTATTATGTACATATGAAACTTCATTCGGGTAACAAACCATATCATTGTACAGTATGCGAAGCCAGTTTTTGCCGTAAACCGTATTTGGAAGTGCACATGAGGACGCACACGGGAGAACGACCTTTCCAATGTGAGCTGTGTTTGAAAAGGTTTACACAAAAGAGTAGTCTTAATACTCACAAGCGGGTGCACACAGGAGAAAGACCATACGCCTGCGATATATGTCAAAAACGTTTTGCAGTGAAGAGCTATGTGACCGCGCACCGTTGGAGTCATGTTGCTGAAAAGCCCTTGGTGTGCGACAGATGTTCTCTCACATTCACGTCCAAGAGTCAGTTTGCAATTCACATCCGTACCCATACTGCGAGTACTACGTACGAGTGCAACATTTGTGGGCGTACATTTGTACGTGACAGTTATCTCATACGGCATCAAAATCGAGTACACCGTGATATGAATCAAAGCAATACGAATCACAATCCACCAACACCGCAGAGCACCGGTGGTGGTACCCCGGGCACAGGTTTCGAGAGTCCGGTTTGTGATTTACGCTACAGCGAAGGACCTTCTTCGTTGGATGGCTTAGCAGGTTCTAAAGGAGGCATCGCAGCAGAGATTGCAAGTTTAGCGAAGCAAAACAATCTTCAACTTCCTCTACCGCTGCTACATCCGCAGACTACCAACTAG
- the LOC143143591 gene encoding uncharacterized protein LOC143143591 isoform X1: MQVDWYAGYEQLVKRNLTLLPHQEAVQQQEPQSQQLAQPQQTDIMTSMFEQQIKSEPMGFYSVASSRSDGSNSMVNLSDDREDLSQQEGHLQPQQQTTLQLNQQQGQQQTQQSQQQAQQGQQQQSQSVQQETPSRQSTGQQTVKEGSRSRPQPCKVCGKVLSSASSYYVHMKLHSGNKPYHCTVCEASFCRKPYLEVHMRTHTGERPFQCELCLKRFTQKSSLNTHKRVHTGERPYACDICQKRFAVKSYVTAHRWSHVAEKPLVCDRCSLTFTSKSQFAIHIRTHTASTTYECNICGRTFVRDSYLIRHQNRVHRDMNQSNTNHNPPTPQSTGGGTPGTGFESPVCDLRYSEGPSSLDGLAGSKGGIAAEIASLAKQNNLQLPLPLLHPQTTN; encoded by the coding sequence ATGCAGGTGGATTGGTACGCAGGATATGAGCAGCTTGTCAAGCGCAACCTGACTCTGCTCCCCCATCAAGAAGCAGTGCAGCAGCAGGAGCCACAGTCGCAACAGCTGGCTCAGCCGCAGCAGACTGACATAATGACGTCCATGTTTGAACAACAAATCAAAAGCGAGCCAATGGGCTTCTATTCAGTTGCTTCGAGCCGTTCGGATGGTTCAAACTCCATGGTCAATCTGTCTGACGACCGTGAGGATCTTTCTCAGCAGGAGGGTCATCTACAACCTCAGCAACAAACAACGCTACAATTAAACCAGCAACAGGGTCAACAACAAACTCAACAGAGTCAACAACAAGCACAGCAGGGACAACAGCAGCAGAGTCAAAGTGTGCAACAGGAGACTCCAAGCCGTCAATCGACAGGACAGCAAACTGTTAAAGAGGGTTCAAGGTCGAGACCGCAACCCTGTAAAGTATGCGGCAAGGTGCTATCTTCTGCTTCATCGTATTATGTACATATGAAACTTCATTCGGGTAACAAACCATATCATTGTACAGTATGCGAAGCCAGTTTTTGCCGTAAACCGTATTTGGAAGTGCACATGAGGACGCACACGGGAGAACGACCTTTCCAATGTGAGCTGTGTTTGAAAAGGTTTACACAAAAGAGTAGTCTTAATACTCACAAGCGGGTGCACACAGGAGAAAGACCATACGCCTGCGATATATGTCAAAAACGTTTTGCAGTGAAGAGCTATGTGACCGCGCACCGTTGGAGTCATGTTGCTGAAAAGCCCTTGGTGTGCGACAGATGTTCTCTCACATTCACGTCCAAGAGTCAGTTTGCAATTCACATCCGTACCCATACTGCGAGTACTACGTACGAGTGCAACATTTGTGGGCGTACATTTGTACGTGACAGTTATCTCATACGGCATCAAAATCGAGTACACCGTGATATGAATCAAAGCAATACGAATCACAATCCACCAACACCGCAGAGCACCGGTGGTGGTACCCCGGGCACAGGTTTCGAGAGTCCGGTTTGTGATTTACGCTACAGCGAAGGACCTTCTTCGTTGGATGGCTTAGCAGGTTCTAAAGGAGGCATCGCAGCAGAGATTGCAAGTTTAGCGAAGCAAAACAATCTTCAACTTCCTCTACCGCTGCTACATCCGCAGACTACCAACTAG